The Fibrobacter sp. UWB2 genome window below encodes:
- the typA gene encoding translational GTPase TypA, producing the protein MDQSKIRNVAIIAHVDHGKTTLVNQLLKQCGTFHEGEEIVDRVMDSDNLERERGITILSKNTSVMYKGYRVNIVDTPGHADFGGQVERVLGTVDGVILVVDAFEGPMAQTRFVTQKALQLGLTPIIVVNKIDRDGCNPLLALDKVFDLFCELDASEEQLDFDKVFGSGRKGICRAELEDPDGDFSILMDKIIERIPAPKGDPNAEPLLQIASLEYSSFLGRLAVGRVQQGVFKPNQTYAQAFPDGTVKTIRPQKILRYEGLTPKPIEEAGPGEIILIAGLDYFDIGDTLSATSNPIHLPRIHIDPPTISMLFTVNTSPLAGKYGGKFMTGNQLQERLERAHMADPALLVEKAEGASTFKVSGRGILHLTILVENMRRELYEFTIGSPQVIFQNDENGKLLEPVEDFKVEVPNEFSGACIQEIQQRKGEMVNMTTDENDRVSLEFIVPSRGLIGIRPKLLSLSKGYAVTQSFFKEYQPYKGEIPSRINGVLIAKEPGEAASYALSNLEDRGYLIIGPGAEVYPGMIVGEHNRDVDITVNVTKGKHLTNMRSKSADDMIQLTPYRRMTLEECVTFINEDECIEVTPEVLRIRKTELDPIKRKQMSKKPAEDDD; encoded by the coding sequence ATGGATCAATCAAAAATCAGAAACGTTGCCATCATCGCCCACGTTGACCACGGTAAAACAACCTTGGTGAACCAGCTCCTCAAACAGTGCGGTACCTTCCATGAAGGTGAAGAAATCGTGGACCGCGTGATGGACTCCGACAACCTTGAACGCGAACGCGGCATTACCATCCTCTCCAAGAACACGAGCGTGATGTACAAGGGATACCGCGTGAACATCGTCGATACCCCGGGGCATGCTGACTTCGGTGGCCAGGTGGAACGCGTTTTGGGTACTGTCGATGGCGTTATCCTGGTGGTTGACGCATTCGAAGGCCCGATGGCACAGACTCGCTTTGTGACGCAGAAGGCTTTGCAGCTCGGCCTTACCCCGATCATCGTCGTGAACAAGATCGACCGCGACGGCTGCAACCCGCTCCTCGCTTTGGACAAGGTCTTTGACCTGTTCTGCGAACTCGATGCATCTGAAGAACAGCTCGACTTCGACAAGGTGTTCGGTAGTGGCCGTAAGGGCATTTGCCGCGCCGAACTTGAAGACCCGGATGGCGACTTCAGCATCTTGATGGACAAGATTATCGAACGCATCCCGGCTCCGAAGGGCGATCCGAACGCAGAACCGCTCCTCCAGATTGCATCCCTCGAATACTCGAGCTTCCTCGGCCGTTTGGCTGTGGGTCGTGTACAGCAGGGCGTGTTCAAGCCGAACCAGACTTACGCTCAGGCATTCCCGGATGGAACAGTCAAGACCATCCGCCCGCAGAAGATCCTCCGCTACGAAGGCCTCACCCCGAAGCCGATTGAAGAAGCCGGTCCGGGCGAAATCATCCTCATCGCAGGCCTTGATTACTTTGACATTGGCGATACGCTCAGCGCAACAAGTAATCCGATTCACTTGCCGCGTATCCACATCGACCCGCCGACCATCTCCATGCTCTTCACGGTGAACACCTCCCCGCTCGCCGGCAAGTACGGTGGAAAGTTCATGACGGGAAACCAGCTCCAGGAACGTTTGGAACGAGCCCACATGGCAGACCCCGCCCTCCTCGTCGAAAAGGCAGAAGGCGCATCGACGTTCAAGGTCTCTGGCCGTGGCATTTTGCACCTCACGATTCTCGTCGAAAACATGCGCCGTGAACTTTACGAATTCACCATCGGCTCTCCGCAGGTGATTTTCCAGAACGACGAAAACGGCAAACTCCTTGAACCGGTGGAAGACTTCAAGGTCGAAGTTCCGAACGAATTCAGCGGCGCCTGCATCCAGGAAATCCAGCAGCGCAAGGGCGAAATGGTCAACATGACCACCGACGAAAACGACCGCGTTTCTCTCGAATTTATCGTTCCCTCCCGTGGCCTTATCGGTATCCGTCCGAAGCTCCTCTCCCTTTCCAAGGGTTACGCTGTGACGCAGTCCTTCTTCAAGGAATACCAGCCGTACAAGGGAGAAATTCCGTCTCGTATCAACGGTGTACTCATCGCCAAGGAACCGGGCGAAGCAGCAAGCTATGCACTTTCCAACTTGGAAGATCGTGGCTACCTCATCATTGGTCCGGGTGCCGAAGTTTATCCGGGCATGATCGTGGGCGAACACAACCGCGACGTCGATATCACCGTGAACGTCACGAAGGGCAAGCACCTCACCAACATGCGTTCGAAGTCCGCTGACGACATGATCCAGCTCACGCCGTACCGCCGCATGACTTTGGAAGAATGCGTCACCTTCATCAACGAAGACGAATGCATCGAAGTCACTCCGGAAGTGCTCCGCATCCGCAAGACCGAGCTCGATCCGATCAAGCGTAAGCAGATGTCCAAGAAGCCGGCTGAAGATGACGATTAA
- the ruvX gene encoding Holliday junction resolvase RuvX, with the protein MNYLALDYGEHRVGVAFGDSELKMAFSRETIDQKTTNLFERLDQLVRLNKIDEFVVGMPYHPDGRKDGKNVVVEAFIKDLALRFPGMKIHTQDESYSSVQAQEFTSYMSKKKKQKNKAIIDRTAAAIILQRWFDENP; encoded by the coding sequence GTGAATTACTTGGCTTTGGATTACGGAGAGCATCGTGTTGGGGTCGCTTTTGGCGATTCCGAGCTCAAAATGGCGTTTTCGCGCGAGACGATTGACCAGAAGACGACGAACCTGTTCGAACGCCTGGACCAGCTCGTGCGCCTCAACAAGATTGACGAATTTGTCGTCGGGATGCCATACCATCCGGATGGCCGCAAGGATGGCAAAAACGTGGTGGTGGAGGCTTTTATCAAGGATTTGGCACTGCGATTCCCAGGAATGAAAATCCATACGCAGGATGAATCGTACTCCAGCGTGCAGGCGCAGGAGTTCACCTCGTACATGAGCAAAAAGAAAAAGCAGAAGAACAAGGCCATTATCGACCGTACTGCCGCCGCTATAATATTGCAACGATGGTTCGACGAAAACCCTTAA
- a CDS encoding peptide chain release factor-like protein has translation MHRDTYLKMNLDELLRACSLKGYQGSGPGGQHRNKTNTGVHLSLQQYNLEIKSSESRSAKENKIHALHRMQMALALNVREEPPEVEMKFPGSNGHIQPSNPQFPLFVAHVFDIMATKNGDTKAAAAAFGLSPSALVKILRQDKACAAKLQGNRVENGKSKLHL, from the coding sequence ATGCATCGCGATACCTACCTGAAAATGAATCTAGATGAACTTTTACGCGCCTGTTCCCTGAAAGGCTACCAAGGCAGCGGTCCCGGCGGCCAGCACAGGAACAAGACCAATACCGGAGTCCATCTTTCGTTACAACAATATAATTTAGAAATTAAGTCTTCCGAAAGCAGGAGCGCAAAAGAGAACAAGATTCATGCGCTCCATCGCATGCAAATGGCACTCGCCTTAAACGTACGCGAAGAACCGCCCGAAGTCGAAATGAAGTTCCCGGGCAGTAACGGGCATATCCAGCCGAGCAATCCACAGTTTCCGCTGTTCGTTGCCCATGTCTTTGACATTATGGCGACAAAGAATGGCGATACCAAAGCCGCGGCAGCGGCTTTCGGGCTTAGCCCGAGTGCACTCGTGAAGATTCTAAGGCAAGACAAGGCCTGCGCCGCGAAGTTGCAAGGCAACCGCGTCGAGAACGGCAAAAGCAAACTGCACTTGTAA
- a CDS encoding C25 family cysteine peptidase: MKSIIKKFQILFVACATVSSLASSVIEDSKKRFVFDDEVMDASTKSCEDGSGLRFVPENAFYVSDDGVPVRHYRVALPSSSKPSVSVTNNRLVSLGASPCKSTPAKIQSIDVSSPFLKDNLWMVDVFVPLYVKEGGSIALRKNFRLNVEFASATASGRNPGARALMQVVNEKSAAQFGTPVARSVLRREASSEIDGIVQLAELVVGDENMATFSEDGQYAFGFNAVRTALSKVGRGESDVRGIPVEKLCIYGASPDTLPDMGPGAKLRNPNQLFELPIKVDDRNSNGIFDEGDSVYFVGYGNAFWKRVDSEPNEIENVSKTNMGYFHSYSPYSYYQHFILGYKQVGKGARLETLDAPKSTGRNIEWLRYVRAERDELLRDAYYGQDWEKTTGKEYFWKWREQGEITELSAKDLEFKATTSNLPGMVSDGKGFVSVSFFPLRSQSSSTMFSDSTYFKRYSTIYFKLSVNGKMYSRVQGDELYWNDGDMLPGGNFSVSTDALKETGNEYELTILDNTYQNDRFDGYTVAYQWDPTKVSIDSAEWMLPAFTTGVVKIPVGKDSDLRVMKFKDFAPLGLLKVTDGVALDSIGKDEDVRYLLYRDSDRRKTLTLKGIVTSSENAIQKLANISSKTEYLIITPEEFLAPAESLAVFRSSDKSATPLVTAVVPVENIYRHYTGGALSPIAIRNYIAYARSVCPDLRFVLLAGSGHYDYRGTKHGPNYMPPFEKESSVTEDFFGVLDSGEVVRSGKAYDVDVAVGRLPVSSVQEFKNYNEKARDYDEIQRFDHGEWRSTLLLAADDNKNGVSDDPMDHTIYQENLATMIDTTAEALGFRMNMKKIYLLDYEADAAGQKQEAANDFLSILNQGALMTIFYGHGSKVAWASEGLLKLSYLPKFTNKNRYTVLNSYSCTVGRFDEGDTRSMTEAVVLLPQAGAIAAVGAARETYANPNEIFAKNFVSRALLKNGNYLGVAYMQAKDNVFLHKKSEPTYSSNVFNSEHYVFMGEPVVRMPLADLKISLDSPVDSVKALDKMKLSGKVSGMSSGSIALTLREGRYTKRLDMISTSHYADVKYDGPLIYSEIVPVVNGRFETEFVTPKKLNIGDSLAELRAWAYSSKDVAIGRYFEKNIRITGVSNYADSLNDKTPPTIKIQLCNSGEKTSFADNQLIKLQTPACLQVVVEDETALDYREQADEGISFEMIGLENPYHPAPFLEQSSKRAVARKSLTTELYPPGSYIFRVRAMDVLGNVSIKTVVVDITENMQAGLADVFNVPNPMGKKGTTFYFKNLSSDLDPDVNIFIYNQHGRLVKVIKNAVSGVTHWDGRDNFGRLLANGLYHYVVRSKTKISNDDNSSETKTKTKTQTWTKKQKLLISR, encoded by the coding sequence GTGAAATCTATCATCAAAAAATTTCAGATTCTTTTTGTTGCCTGTGCAACAGTTTCTAGCTTGGCGTCTTCTGTTATTGAAGATTCCAAGAAGCGTTTTGTCTTTGACGACGAAGTCATGGATGCTTCGACGAAGTCTTGCGAAGATGGCTCGGGACTGCGCTTTGTTCCTGAAAATGCCTTTTACGTGAGTGACGACGGCGTTCCTGTCCGCCATTACCGTGTGGCTCTCCCTTCTAGCTCAAAGCCTTCGGTCTCGGTGACGAATAATCGCCTCGTGTCTCTTGGTGCATCTCCTTGCAAGTCTACGCCTGCAAAAATCCAGTCTATCGATGTCTCGAGCCCGTTCCTCAAGGATAACTTGTGGATGGTCGATGTGTTTGTTCCGCTTTACGTCAAGGAAGGCGGTTCCATTGCGCTTCGTAAGAATTTCCGCTTGAATGTCGAATTTGCTTCTGCCACGGCTAGCGGTCGAAATCCCGGTGCGCGTGCGCTTATGCAGGTCGTGAACGAAAAGTCCGCTGCGCAGTTTGGTACGCCCGTTGCAAGGTCTGTTTTGCGTCGTGAAGCGAGTTCCGAAATTGACGGCATTGTGCAGCTTGCCGAACTCGTCGTAGGCGATGAGAATATGGCTACGTTCAGCGAAGATGGCCAGTATGCCTTCGGATTCAATGCGGTCCGCACGGCGCTGAGTAAAGTTGGCCGTGGTGAAAGCGATGTCAGGGGCATTCCTGTCGAAAAGCTTTGCATTTACGGGGCCTCTCCGGATACGCTCCCCGATATGGGACCGGGTGCAAAACTCCGTAACCCGAACCAGCTCTTTGAACTGCCCATCAAAGTCGATGACCGCAATTCCAATGGCATCTTCGATGAAGGGGACTCGGTCTATTTTGTTGGCTACGGTAACGCATTCTGGAAACGTGTCGATTCAGAACCGAACGAAATTGAGAATGTGTCCAAGACGAACATGGGATATTTCCATTCGTATTCGCCGTATTCCTATTACCAGCATTTTATTTTAGGCTACAAGCAAGTGGGCAAGGGCGCACGCCTGGAAACGCTTGATGCGCCAAAGTCTACGGGCCGCAACATCGAATGGCTTCGCTATGTCCGCGCTGAAAGGGATGAGCTCTTGCGCGATGCCTATTATGGTCAGGATTGGGAAAAGACGACCGGTAAGGAATACTTCTGGAAATGGCGTGAACAGGGCGAAATCACAGAACTGTCTGCCAAGGATTTAGAGTTTAAGGCAACGACGAGCAACTTGCCGGGGATGGTTTCTGACGGAAAGGGCTTTGTGTCTGTCTCGTTCTTCCCGCTTCGCTCGCAGAGCTCCAGCACCATGTTCTCTGATAGCACCTATTTCAAGCGCTACAGCACGATATACTTTAAGCTTTCTGTCAACGGAAAGATGTATTCCAGGGTCCAGGGGGATGAACTCTACTGGAACGATGGCGACATGTTGCCGGGCGGAAACTTTAGCGTGTCGACGGATGCATTGAAAGAGACTGGAAACGAATATGAACTGACTATCCTCGACAATACTTACCAAAACGACCGCTTTGATGGTTATACCGTGGCTTACCAGTGGGACCCGACAAAGGTTTCTATTGATTCTGCGGAATGGATGTTGCCAGCCTTTACGACTGGCGTTGTTAAGATTCCGGTGGGGAAGGATTCCGACCTTCGCGTGATGAAGTTCAAGGACTTTGCTCCATTGGGACTTTTGAAGGTGACCGACGGTGTGGCTCTCGATAGTATTGGAAAAGACGAAGATGTCCGTTACTTGCTCTATCGTGATAGCGACCGTCGAAAGACTTTGACTTTGAAGGGAATTGTGACATCGTCGGAGAACGCTATCCAGAAGCTTGCCAATATCTCTTCGAAGACGGAATACCTCATTATTACTCCCGAGGAGTTCCTTGCTCCTGCAGAATCCTTGGCTGTGTTCCGCTCTAGCGACAAGTCGGCAACTCCGCTTGTGACTGCGGTTGTCCCTGTTGAAAACATTTACAGGCATTACACGGGTGGTGCGCTCTCGCCGATTGCGATTAGAAACTATATCGCGTATGCCCGTAGCGTGTGCCCGGATTTACGCTTTGTCCTGCTTGCCGGGTCCGGCCATTACGATTACCGCGGAACCAAGCATGGCCCGAACTATATGCCTCCGTTCGAGAAGGAATCTTCGGTGACCGAGGACTTCTTTGGTGTTCTCGATTCGGGAGAAGTTGTTCGTAGTGGCAAGGCGTATGATGTCGATGTTGCTGTGGGGCGCTTGCCGGTTTCTTCTGTTCAGGAATTCAAGAACTATAACGAGAAGGCTAGGGATTACGACGAAATCCAGAGGTTCGACCATGGCGAATGGAGATCGACGTTGTTGCTCGCTGCTGATGACAACAAGAACGGCGTATCAGATGACCCGATGGATCATACCATTTACCAGGAAAACTTGGCGACCATGATTGATACGACCGCCGAAGCTCTTGGCTTTAGAATGAACATGAAAAAGATTTACCTTCTGGATTACGAAGCCGATGCTGCAGGTCAAAAGCAGGAAGCTGCAAATGACTTCTTGAGCATTTTGAACCAGGGCGCCTTGATGACCATATTCTATGGGCATGGATCCAAGGTGGCTTGGGCTTCCGAAGGTTTGCTGAAGCTTTCGTACCTTCCGAAGTTTACGAACAAGAATCGTTATACTGTGCTGAATTCGTACTCCTGTACGGTTGGCCGTTTTGATGAAGGCGATACGAGATCGATGACCGAAGCTGTTGTGCTCTTGCCGCAGGCGGGCGCAATTGCAGCCGTAGGTGCCGCTCGCGAAACATACGCAAATCCCAATGAAATCTTTGCGAAGAACTTTGTGAGCCGCGCCTTGCTCAAGAATGGAAACTATCTGGGTGTGGCTTACATGCAGGCTAAGGACAACGTATTCCTGCATAAGAAATCGGAGCCTACCTATTCGAGCAATGTCTTTAATTCGGAACACTACGTGTTTATGGGCGAACCTGTGGTTCGCATGCCTCTTGCCGATTTGAAAATATCGCTTGACAGCCCGGTTGATTCAGTGAAGGCTTTGGACAAGATGAAGTTGTCTGGAAAGGTCTCTGGAATGTCGTCGGGGAGTATCGCCTTGACTCTTAGGGAAGGGCGTTATACCAAGCGTCTCGATATGATTTCGACATCGCATTATGCCGATGTCAAGTACGATGGCCCGCTTATTTATTCCGAAATTGTCCCTGTCGTGAACGGCCGCTTTGAAACGGAATTTGTGACTCCGAAAAAACTGAATATCGGGGATTCTCTTGCGGAACTGCGTGCCTGGGCTTATTCGTCAAAGGATGTTGCTATCGGTCGCTATTTCGAAAAGAATATCAGGATTACCGGCGTGTCGAACTATGCGGATTCGCTGAACGACAAGACCCCGCCGACGATTAAAATCCAGTTGTGCAATTCGGGTGAAAAGACTTCGTTTGCCGACAATCAGCTAATCAAGCTCCAGACTCCGGCATGCTTGCAGGTTGTTGTCGAAGATGAAACCGCCTTGGATTACCGTGAACAGGCTGATGAAGGTATCTCGTTTGAAATGATTGGGCTTGAAAACCCGTATCATCCGGCTCCGTTCCTGGAACAGTCTTCAAAACGCGCTGTAGCCCGCAAGTCGTTGACAACGGAACTTTATCCGCCGGGAAGCTATATCTTCAGGGTCCGTGCCATGGACGTTCTCGGTAATGTTTCTATAAAGACCGTGGTTGTCGATATTACGGAGAACATGCAAGCTGGCCTTGCCGATGTGTTCAACGTGCCAAACCCGATGGGCAAGAAGGGAACGACGTTCTACTTCAAGAACCTCTCGTCTGATTTGGACCCCGATGTGAACATCTTCATTTACAACCAGCACGGTAGACTTGTCAAGGTTATCAAGAATGCGGTGTCTGGCGTAACGCACTGGGATGGCCGCGATAATTTCGGACGCTTGCTTGCTAACGGACTTTATCACTATGTTGTTCGCAGCAAGACGAAGATTTCGAACGATGATAACTCTTCGGAAACCAAAACGAAGACTAAAACTCAAACTTGGACTAAAAAACAAAAACTGTTGATTTCGAGGTAA
- a CDS encoding FISUMP domain-containing protein, protein MKKSLLAITATVGAFSAMTCLTACEDTLADAKGQASVATVKELGDCGESNEGELVYVKEKSSVYLCADSTWKTVNVSVSDGKDGSDGKDGSDGKDGKNGTDGKDGKNGTNGVDGKDGKNGADGKSCTVEEIKNGYKVLCGGDSVGVLLNGKDGKNGVDGKDGDNGTSCTVKENKEKNGFDLSCGGKTVTITNGKDGQDGKPGENGASITGPQGESCKGEALENGDIKITCGETEVGVLKNGAAGTNGTNGEPGKSCTVKENAEKNGYDLECDGKVVTVTNGTPGVNGESCTIAEDKGGVVTLQCGEGENAKTTKLYKALCGSDPYDPETQRCVDGSVFGKCGKGTYIENVEFCYDGEAYPLCGKDLLEYNPNREACKDGVVLSLCGTKTFDPTVYACVSGMILPLCVNEPYNPDLQECDDETGSVTDKYVEYCGTKPYDPNIKFCDDRDGENVIYGMVTVTHSGMGYSETWMTDNLRYKTKTGSVCHPDDNDACTEYGRFYVWDAAMWVDDDTGNYVDICPDGWRLPTYGQYMNLAQVFGGAERAGIPLKSKDWDGTNESGLNILEAGYVEIKNNAYVFNNDSTSFWTRDYYNGSMALSFDVHDGKKNLAILKQDKKLPKSVRCIKTKTNN, encoded by the coding sequence ATGAAAAAGAGTCTCCTTGCTATTACAGCAACGGTTGGTGCGTTTTCTGCAATGACTTGCCTTACGGCTTGCGAAGATACGCTTGCCGATGCAAAGGGACAAGCTTCCGTAGCCACCGTTAAGGAGCTTGGTGACTGCGGCGAGTCCAATGAAGGAGAACTTGTCTATGTCAAGGAAAAGTCCTCGGTGTATCTGTGCGCCGACAGTACCTGGAAAACCGTGAATGTTTCTGTTTCGGATGGCAAGGATGGCTCTGATGGTAAGGATGGTTCCGACGGTAAAGACGGAAAAAACGGAACAGACGGTAAAGATGGCAAGAACGGAACGAATGGCGTTGATGGCAAAGACGGCAAGAATGGAGCCGATGGAAAGTCTTGCACGGTAGAAGAAATTAAGAATGGGTACAAAGTTTTGTGCGGTGGCGATTCTGTCGGAGTGCTTTTGAATGGCAAGGACGGCAAAAACGGAGTCGATGGCAAAGATGGTGATAATGGCACAAGCTGTACCGTCAAGGAAAACAAGGAAAAGAACGGCTTTGATTTAAGCTGTGGTGGCAAAACGGTCACGATTACGAACGGCAAGGACGGTCAAGACGGCAAGCCGGGCGAGAACGGCGCATCGATTACGGGACCGCAGGGTGAAAGCTGCAAGGGCGAAGCTCTTGAAAATGGCGATATCAAGATTACTTGTGGTGAAACCGAAGTCGGCGTACTTAAGAACGGAGCTGCTGGTACTAATGGTACAAATGGTGAACCCGGCAAAAGCTGCACGGTCAAAGAAAATGCCGAAAAGAATGGCTATGACCTGGAATGTGATGGCAAGGTCGTGACTGTAACAAACGGCACTCCGGGCGTGAATGGAGAATCTTGCACAATCGCCGAAGATAAGGGCGGTGTCGTGACGCTGCAGTGTGGCGAAGGCGAAAACGCCAAGACGACCAAGCTCTACAAGGCCTTGTGCGGTAGCGATCCGTATGACCCCGAAACCCAGCGTTGCGTCGATGGAAGCGTTTTTGGAAAATGCGGCAAGGGAACATATATAGAAAATGTGGAGTTCTGCTACGATGGCGAGGCTTATCCACTTTGCGGAAAGGATTTGTTGGAATACAATCCGAACAGGGAAGCCTGCAAAGATGGGGTTGTTCTCAGCTTATGCGGAACGAAGACCTTTGATCCCACTGTTTACGCTTGTGTATCGGGGATGATTTTACCGCTTTGTGTAAATGAACCGTATAATCCGGATCTTCAGGAATGCGATGATGAGACTGGTTCGGTTACAGACAAGTATGTTGAATATTGCGGCACGAAACCTTATGATCCGAACATCAAGTTCTGCGATGATCGTGATGGCGAAAATGTTATTTATGGTATGGTTACGGTAACGCACTCGGGGATGGGTTATTCGGAAACCTGGATGACGGATAACCTGAGATACAAGACCAAAACGGGAAGCGTTTGCCATCCGGATGATAATGACGCATGTACAGAATACGGTCGTTTCTATGTTTGGGATGCTGCTATGTGGGTAGACGATGATACTGGTAATTATGTTGATATTTGCCCGGATGGTTGGCGATTGCCTACTTACGGACAGTATATGAACTTGGCGCAGGTTTTTGGTGGTGCGGAACGAGCCGGAATCCCCTTAAAGTCCAAAGATTGGGATGGCACTAATGAATCTGGCCTTAATATTTTGGAGGCCGGTTATGTGGAAATCAAAAATAACGCGTATGTCTTTAATAATGATTCGACTAGTTTCTGGACTCGCGATTATTATAATGGCTCAATGGCACTCTCCTTTGATGTTCATGATGGCAAAAAAAACTTAGCTATTTTGAAGCAAGATAAGAAACTTCCGAAATCAGTCCGTTGCATTAAAACAAAAACAAATAATTAA